From Alkaliphilus flagellatus, the proteins below share one genomic window:
- a CDS encoding IPT/TIG domain-containing protein: MKQWKRFTGIFLIIAMLLVESVTIVSAADIGGESTVTKIKYQVVRDENYNITQALVEFTGVNLLNKVVLFSTNEGTKAMGNKVLQYENFIQYSFTAEEVRSFTGEVRIGTGSFDLGIGNFPTIDSTTKIINTSNNDNLIINGRNLDQIGDSGDYTIRGEYGKAGQFKTFPAGSATKIEINGATPPGDRGLQNIRIVKEKKSGVSLDPEIIVEYNYNNVFSFISDIPINKDIEMYPNTGARGDQFYLRSSEFTKAYDVYLFKSLDGTEGFSSKNKAVFKGFIPVSATNEQALLTMEVPQGVELGSHYVVLAETINGQVVAQKVIEKSGEPVKYTVVDATTSPRIDNVYPGRGPDIGGTPVGIEGRNLLTSSINPSDLIIDYANKTIELSGDKQIVTVDYASATYQGVPATVKRSIKVQIGNKATFQETDTNIPRVEIGANDKLYVITPKVDDANISPNKEVLLEITTIVTETSGKEYVFQERAVWNKHFVFEPSSLIPTVDSVTPSKVQLVDGGLKDDTLFSIKGKNFLVNRYIDGDGKTIVNYPSVLVKTANDVDTNNYEIMIKKQNDKAVAYFRALDGQLKEIEGAEIVVLDDSDRLIDGTVGREVGTRILVRIPKDVAASIGTKNLQITNPTRESNEFGQSGIKIDALEFVVTNDSPEIDEVVPNIVPVEGGQEIQVKGSNFLEGVKVFIDGKEVTGVNREIAPGGNKFILKFKAPKGREGVTQLLVMNPSGGMAMAEFIYVETLQKDPKIISFSPNKGGNGTLVYIKGDNFLKPDPTARDTSGIGIYRLIGTRVLLDGRDVNEYYTEGNNITLQYYTSKAGNLLKVVDGTVKLADYYNSVILKDADNKYYTFDIDTADRIILTDGMQSTYRLTNHRDGAFTAIKNGAEYKIEIKPGTDTEPDSLVITRGGEETILNVMTPYKVEDGEITGNRVRVISRNEITFVVPQLGTEKWYDLSVQNPDTKIDTRTGQNGFYYFKQPKKNPTIIDVNPPQGSSDGGYTVIINGSDFEDNGIDKSRVFVGGVEVPKTDLVVGTDKNTITITKMPAYPGDLKQEVENGRKTVPIVIVNSDGGNAYLMEGFTYVIPTSNPKINRIAPDQGNAAGGEVVRIFGSDFRFFEPYEDANGNAKYDKGEKFVNINGDKDADGNDLWTDLEGKNVEDLTDDDKKILPRVYFGKGQGEIIEFADGYLVVKVPKGTKGAVDVFVVNNDFGVSNKVKFTYLASNPKIDNIIPPQGKKQGMDKIEINGSGFANSKIEIYKEGTKDNVTQNVYSVEMPLVHFGDIGDIKTVNGVKVANISNRQIPVADISGLGGGIINGKAKVTIGNINVNYDATAASRQVTLSIKEDDKTFQFVINGYDDSVKYVDIRSLKDSEGNSYTNGYELIRLEVDSLERKLIVERGYAPYHEKMTSNDRQISLYTPSHYAIGTVPVTVINPDGGTATGKFEYKNPDSKPRITNLTKEGDLPTKETINGKEVLVLRMTYKGGNTVSVIGEDFREGAEIFISDIAHITKDSKNDLTYNLPNRLTFVMPNVGENALGKLHKVVVSNEDGASASSDENNPPIYILFVKGETAPAIEKITPDAGPATGGTTVKIEGKDFREKIEGFSGKLTVYFGDKKVPDNNVRFIDTRTISVIVPPGIPGTVEVKVENPDGELSNPNGTYTYLSNPKITAVVDPLDPSERAPISVISVLGGQEIKLKGAGFMEGAKVYFAPKITPAKESELGNANIIYIDGKPYILEEGTEGTEYKWINSETVTIKTPQGKTDSFGVIVVNPDKGASPIYTNLTYGLPEIAAPSGVVAELVYDRFIRVHWNAVTGATEYEIFVVIDDKNTELIGSTELTSFAYNDLEPRTRYRFIVKAVGDFGSSKPSMESNTVRTGSEVGPPDEDGGLAENTTMSKTGNTADVVIGTKDRSRGTIVIDLTRGALAGSKELVVSIPASVVVDNDSRNIQVIGKDFSLQLQTAVFNVANVRDNRNKADAGVRFVIAEDTGNTQVLSGNQLSTVYNLEASTYVGQTTSPIDYLASAMSFTLDYDEQKASLRKLTELDFNYFDPVKNTWEPLGTSSKNWIGSASSSVIRLGKYAIIGSRR; encoded by the coding sequence ATGAAGCAGTGGAAAAGATTTACGGGGATTTTTTTAATAATAGCTATGCTTTTAGTAGAGAGCGTTACTATTGTAAGTGCAGCAGATATTGGAGGAGAATCCACAGTTACTAAAATAAAATATCAAGTAGTAAGGGATGAAAACTATAATATTACTCAAGCCTTAGTAGAGTTTACTGGTGTAAACCTGTTAAATAAGGTTGTTCTTTTTTCAACTAATGAGGGAACTAAAGCTATGGGTAATAAGGTATTGCAGTATGAGAACTTTATACAATATAGTTTTACCGCTGAAGAGGTTAGAAGCTTTACTGGTGAGGTGCGTATAGGTACTGGTAGCTTTGACTTAGGTATTGGTAATTTTCCTACAATAGATTCTACTACAAAGATTATAAATACTAGTAATAATGATAATTTGATTATAAATGGACGAAATTTAGATCAAATTGGTGATAGTGGCGACTATACTATACGTGGAGAGTATGGAAAGGCAGGACAGTTCAAAACTTTTCCTGCAGGCAGTGCTACTAAAATCGAGATAAATGGCGCTACTCCTCCAGGGGATAGAGGATTACAGAACATTCGTATTGTAAAGGAAAAAAAGTCTGGTGTAAGTCTAGATCCTGAGATTATAGTAGAATATAACTATAACAATGTGTTTAGTTTTATTAGTGATATTCCTATAAATAAGGATATAGAAATGTATCCAAATACAGGGGCAAGGGGAGATCAGTTTTATTTAAGGTCTTCAGAATTTACAAAGGCTTATGATGTGTACCTTTTTAAAAGCCTAGATGGTACAGAGGGATTTTCAAGTAAAAACAAAGCAGTGTTCAAAGGCTTTATACCTGTTTCCGCCACTAACGAGCAAGCTCTGTTAACTATGGAAGTACCTCAGGGAGTAGAATTAGGAAGTCATTATGTTGTTTTGGCAGAAACAATAAACGGCCAAGTAGTGGCACAAAAGGTTATTGAAAAGTCAGGTGAACCTGTTAAATATACAGTAGTAGATGCTACTACTAGTCCACGTATAGATAATGTGTATCCAGGAAGAGGACCAGATATAGGTGGAACTCCAGTAGGTATAGAAGGGAGAAACTTACTTACATCTAGTATTAACCCGTCAGACTTAATAATTGACTATGCTAATAAAACTATTGAATTATCAGGAGATAAGCAAATAGTAACTGTTGATTATGCTAGCGCTACATATCAGGGGGTACCTGCAACTGTTAAGCGTAGTATTAAAGTACAAATAGGAAATAAAGCTACTTTCCAAGAGACTGATACAAATATTCCAAGGGTAGAGATTGGTGCTAATGATAAACTCTATGTAATTACACCTAAGGTAGATGATGCTAATATTAGTCCAAATAAAGAAGTGTTATTAGAGATTACTACTATCGTTACAGAGACTTCAGGAAAAGAATATGTATTCCAAGAAAGAGCTGTATGGAATAAACATTTTGTGTTTGAGCCAAGTTCTCTAATACCAACTGTGGATAGTGTTACACCTTCTAAGGTTCAGCTTGTAGACGGTGGGTTAAAGGATGATACCTTGTTCTCTATAAAAGGTAAAAACTTTTTAGTTAATAGATATATTGATGGTGATGGTAAAACTATTGTTAACTATCCAAGTGTTTTAGTAAAAACAGCAAATGATGTAGATACAAATAATTATGAAATTATGATCAAAAAGCAAAATGATAAAGCTGTGGCATATTTTAGAGCTTTAGATGGTCAGTTAAAGGAGATAGAAGGAGCCGAAATAGTTGTACTAGACGATTCTGATAGATTAATAGATGGAACCGTTGGTAGGGAAGTAGGTACGAGGATTTTAGTAAGAATACCTAAGGACGTAGCTGCCAGTATAGGAACTAAAAATCTTCAAATTACAAATCCAACTAGAGAGTCAAATGAATTTGGTCAGTCTGGTATTAAAATTGATGCTTTAGAGTTTGTAGTAACTAATGATAGTCCAGAAATCGATGAAGTCGTTCCTAATATTGTTCCTGTAGAAGGTGGTCAGGAAATTCAAGTTAAGGGAAGTAACTTTTTAGAGGGTGTAAAGGTATTTATAGATGGTAAAGAAGTTACTGGGGTAAATAGAGAGATTGCTCCAGGGGGTAACAAGTTTATTCTAAAATTTAAAGCACCAAAGGGTAGAGAAGGAGTTACCCAGCTTTTAGTAATGAACCCTTCCGGTGGAATGGCTATGGCCGAGTTTATTTATGTAGAAACTCTACAAAAAGACCCTAAGATTATTAGTTTTTCTCCTAACAAAGGTGGAAATGGAACTTTAGTTTATATTAAGGGTGATAACTTTTTAAAGCCAGATCCAACTGCTAGAGATACTTCTGGTATTGGGATTTATAGACTTATAGGTACTAGAGTGTTATTAGATGGTAGAGATGTTAATGAGTATTATACTGAAGGAAATAATATAACTTTACAATATTACACTTCTAAGGCAGGAAATTTACTTAAGGTAGTAGATGGTACTGTAAAACTAGCGGATTACTACAATAGTGTTATATTAAAGGATGCCGATAATAAATATTATACATTTGATATAGACACTGCCGATAGAATAATACTTACGGATGGTATGCAAAGTACATATAGGTTAACCAACCATAGAGATGGTGCATTTACTGCGATTAAAAATGGTGCAGAATATAAGATTGAAATTAAGCCTGGAACAGATACAGAACCAGATAGCCTTGTTATAACAAGAGGTGGAGAAGAGACTATATTGAATGTAATGACACCATATAAGGTGGAGGATGGGGAAATAACAGGAAATAGAGTAAGAGTAATAAGTCGTAACGAAATTACATTTGTTGTTCCACAGCTTGGTACAGAAAAGTGGTATGATCTTTCAGTACAAAACCCTGATACCAAAATAGATACTCGTACAGGGCAAAATGGTTTTTATTATTTTAAGCAGCCTAAGAAAAACCCAACTATTATAGATGTAAATCCTCCCCAAGGTTCTTCTGATGGTGGCTATACAGTTATTATAAATGGATCTGATTTTGAAGATAATGGAATAGATAAAAGTCGTGTATTTGTAGGCGGAGTAGAGGTTCCTAAAACAGATTTAGTAGTAGGAACAGATAAAAATACTATTACTATTACAAAGATGCCGGCATACCCTGGTGACTTAAAACAGGAAGTAGAAAATGGAAGAAAAACAGTACCTATTGTAATTGTAAATAGTGATGGTGGTAATGCTTATTTAATGGAAGGCTTTACCTATGTTATTCCTACCAGTAATCCAAAGATAAATCGGATTGCACCTGATCAAGGCAATGCAGCTGGTGGGGAAGTTGTAAGGATATTTGGTTCTGATTTTAGATTTTTTGAGCCTTATGAAGATGCTAATGGCAATGCAAAGTATGATAAGGGCGAAAAATTTGTAAATATTAATGGAGATAAAGATGCAGATGGAAATGATCTTTGGACTGATTTGGAAGGAAAAAATGTTGAGGATTTAACTGATGATGATAAAAAAATCCTTCCACGTGTTTATTTTGGAAAAGGTCAAGGTGAGATTATTGAATTTGCTGATGGGTATTTGGTAGTTAAAGTGCCTAAAGGAACCAAGGGAGCAGTAGATGTATTTGTAGTAAATAATGATTTTGGCGTATCTAATAAGGTGAAGTTTACATATTTAGCTTCTAACCCTAAAATTGATAATATTATTCCTCCACAAGGTAAAAAGCAGGGTATGGACAAAATAGAAATAAACGGCTCTGGCTTTGCTAATAGTAAGATTGAAATATATAAAGAAGGAACTAAGGATAATGTTACTCAAAATGTATATTCGGTAGAAATGCCCTTAGTTCACTTTGGGGATATTGGTGATATTAAAACTGTAAATGGTGTAAAGGTTGCTAATATATCTAATAGACAAATACCTGTAGCCGATATTAGTGGTCTCGGTGGAGGTATTATAAATGGTAAAGCAAAGGTAACTATAGGTAACATTAATGTTAACTATGATGCTACAGCTGCCAGTAGACAGGTAACCCTCTCTATTAAGGAAGATGATAAAACCTTCCAGTTTGTAATTAATGGATATGATGATAGTGTTAAGTATGTGGATATTAGAAGTTTAAAAGATAGTGAAGGTAATTCATATACTAATGGCTATGAGTTAATAAGACTTGAGGTAGATTCTTTAGAGAGAAAGCTGATTGTTGAGAGGGGATATGCTCCTTATCACGAAAAAATGACTTCTAATGATAGACAAATAAGTCTTTATACTCCTTCTCATTACGCTATAGGTACTGTGCCCGTAACTGTTATTAACCCAGATGGAGGAACAGCTACAGGTAAATTTGAATATAAGAACCCTGATAGTAAACCAAGGATCACTAACCTTACTAAAGAAGGAGATCTTCCAACTAAGGAAACTATAAATGGTAAGGAAGTATTAGTGCTTCGTATGACATATAAGGGTGGAAATACTGTAAGTGTTATAGGTGAAGATTTTAGAGAAGGTGCAGAAATATTTATATCAGATATTGCCCATATCACTAAAGACTCTAAAAATGATTTAACATATAATCTGCCTAATAGATTAACCTTTGTAATGCCAAATGTAGGGGAAAATGCATTAGGTAAATTACATAAAGTAGTTGTAAGTAACGAAGATGGCGCATCTGCTTCATCGGATGAAAATAATCCACCAATTTATATTTTATTTGTCAAGGGTGAAACAGCGCCAGCTATAGAGAAGATTACTCCAGATGCGGGACCAGCGACTGGTGGTACTACGGTTAAAATTGAAGGTAAGGATTTCAGAGAAAAGATTGAAGGATTTAGTGGAAAGCTTACTGTTTATTTTGGAGATAAGAAGGTACCAGATAACAATGTAAGGTTTATAGATACAAGAACTATTTCCGTAATTGTACCTCCAGGTATACCTGGTACTGTAGAAGTGAAGGTAGAAAATCCAGATGGAGAGCTATCAAACCCAAATGGAACCTACACTTATCTAAGTAATCCTAAAATAACAGCAGTGGTAGATCCACTAGACCCTAGTGAAAGGGCACCTATTTCTGTAATATCTGTATTAGGTGGACAGGAGATTAAGCTAAAGGGTGCAGGATTTATGGAAGGAGCTAAAGTATATTTTGCTCCAAAGATAACACCAGCAAAGGAAAGCGAATTAGGTAACGCAAACATTATATATATAGACGGTAAGCCGTATATATTAGAAGAAGGTACAGAAGGCACAGAATACAAGTGGATAAATAGTGAAACTGTTACTATAAAAACTCCACAAGGAAAAACAGACAGCTTTGGTGTAATTGTAGTTAATCCAGATAAGGGTGCCAGTCCAATTTATACTAATCTTACTTATGGACTGCCAGAGATTGCAGCACCTTCAGGTGTAGTGGCAGAACTGGTTTATGATAGATTTATTAGAGTACATTGGAATGCGGTAACAGGAGCAACTGAGTATGAGATTTTTGTTGTAATAGATGATAAAAATACAGAACTGATAGGATCTACAGAGCTTACTTCCTTTGCATATAACGATCTTGAGCCGAGAACCAGATATCGCTTTATTGTAAAGGCTGTAGGAGACTTTGGTTCTTCTAAACCTTCTATGGAAAGTAACACTGTAAGGACTGGTTCTGAAGTAGGACCTCCAGACGAAGATGGAGGCTTAGCAGAAAATACTACTATGTCTAAAACAGGAAACACTGCTGATGTTGTAATTGGTACAAAGGATAGAAGCAGAGGTACTATAGTAATAGATTTAACTAGAGGTGCTTTAGCAGGTAGTAAGGAGCTAGTTGTTTCTATTCCAGCTAGTGTAGTAGTGGATAATGACAGTAGAAATATTCAAGTAATAGGCAAAGATTTTTCACTTCAGCTTCAAACTGCAGTATTTAATGTTGCAAATGTTAGGGACAATAGAAACAAAGCTGATGCTGGGGTAAGGTTTGTAATTGCAGAGGATACTGGTAATACCCAAGTTTTATCTGGAAATCAACTATCAACTGTGTATAATTTAGAGGCGTCAACATATGTTGGACAAACTACATCACCTATAGATTATTTAGCTAGTGCAATGAGTTTTACATTGGATTATGACGAGCAAAAAGCTAGTTTAAGAAAATTAACTGAATTAGACTTTAATTATTTCGATCCTGTTAAAAACACTTGGGAGCCACTTGGAACTTCTTCTAAGAATTGGATAGGTTCTGCATCTAGTAGTGTTATTCGATTAGGTAAGTATGCTATTATTGGTAGTAGGAGGTAA
- a CDS encoding S-layer homology domain-containing protein, whose amino-acid sequence MKRVILILMILSLIIVPVNVIASPPEFSGGVNNEYEYEEVVFLTGEPVKFIGTVSITEKDKTDSKTISYSFKLVPEDKSIKGKLDRRISYTIAYDTRSDKGQTIGQMSVSSYRETIDVDEDRFELKDYQFSKSDVIDNRPASDFSSGNIKGRKVYTINKTEGEAIVDISGGSVGYENFWGATETQIIDFVFDIERQAVEDRRSTRWQGTVRSQVSDSMTKELRYSDNEANLSSFNGGYIRTTNSEIVSKYEYDLPLIDRNGINNKRRDRGTISLSKQKVPKIERLIVPKFRDLGGHWAEGHINKLYSLDVFDEVSTFFVPDVPMTREEFTRAVIRASDIRPTEEPKKRTSSRRKEPEVSPFVDVAVEDINYEYIKNGVAKGIIQGISENKFAPKDSLTRAQAITIIIRVLGFESKAPTPGYSTSFSDDRLIPAWAKDSVYMAKEIGLVQGDQLNRINPNQVLTRAEASAMLVRFLEFLEKDLQQDYRENIILFN is encoded by the coding sequence TTGAAAAGGGTTATCTTAATTTTAATGATACTAAGTTTAATTATTGTACCAGTAAATGTTATTGCTTCCCCTCCTGAGTTTTCAGGTGGTGTTAACAACGAGTATGAATACGAAGAAGTGGTTTTTCTTACTGGCGAGCCAGTAAAGTTTATAGGTACTGTAAGCATAACCGAAAAAGATAAAACTGATTCAAAAACTATTAGCTACAGTTTTAAGCTAGTTCCAGAAGATAAGTCTATAAAAGGTAAGCTAGATCGTCGTATTTCCTATACTATTGCATACGATACCCGTAGTGATAAAGGACAAACTATAGGACAGATGAGTGTTAGTAGCTATAGAGAAACTATAGATGTAGATGAAGACCGCTTTGAATTAAAGGATTATCAGTTTTCAAAATCTGATGTTATTGACAACAGACCTGCTTCTGATTTTTCTTCAGGAAATATAAAGGGCCGTAAGGTTTATACTATTAACAAAACAGAAGGAGAGGCTATTGTAGACATTAGTGGTGGTAGTGTTGGATATGAAAACTTTTGGGGTGCAACGGAAACCCAAATTATCGATTTTGTATTTGACATAGAAAGACAGGCAGTAGAAGATCGACGATCCACTAGGTGGCAAGGCACTGTAAGAAGTCAAGTTTCTGATAGTATGACTAAGGAACTTAGATATAGTGATAACGAAGCAAATCTTTCTAGCTTTAATGGCGGATATATTAGAACAACCAATAGTGAGATTGTATCTAAGTACGAATATGATCTTCCGCTAATAGACAGAAATGGAATAAATAATAAGAGACGGGATCGTGGAACAATATCATTATCGAAGCAAAAGGTTCCTAAAATTGAAAGACTGATAGTCCCTAAATTTAGAGATTTAGGAGGACATTGGGCGGAAGGTCACATTAATAAGCTATATTCATTAGATGTATTTGATGAAGTATCTACCTTCTTTGTACCTGATGTACCTATGACTAGGGAAGAGTTTACAAGGGCAGTTATTAGAGCAAGTGATATTAGACCTACTGAGGAGCCAAAAAAGCGAACTAGTTCGAGGAGAAAAGAGCCAGAGGTTTCACCATTTGTAGATGTTGCAGTAGAAGATATTAATTATGAATACATTAAAAATGGAGTTGCAAAGGGAATAATTCAAGGTATATCTGAGAATAAATTTGCACCTAAAGATTCATTAACTAGAGCTCAAGCTATTACTATTATTATCCGTGTACTAGGCTTCGAAAGTAAAGCGCCTACTCCAGGCTACTCTACATCGTTTTCTGATGATAGACTAATACCAGCATGGGCTAAGGATAGTGTTTATATGGCAAAGGAAATAGGCTTAGTACAAGGAGATCAGTTAAATAGGATAAATCCGAATCAGGTATTAACTCGTGCCGAGGCTTCCGCTATGCTAGTAAGATTTTTAGAGTTTTTAGAGAAAGACCTACAGCAGGATTATAGAGAAAATATTATTTTATTTAATTAA
- a CDS encoding S-layer homology domain-containing protein, with protein MNRTKFRTVVAMVTLSVMLSSALSFAASTVFTDISGHWAKEYIEDIYNRKLTTGYPDATFKPQGNITKLEAIVMIAKLMGYTDNEAEYYTNKYKQELEQYKIPAWAQGATAYALFNDILLKEDLTGLVSSGKNIDAKRHEVATYIGRVLQYGAGEQIGTIYVIPYIDEMSIPTVAAPYIDLLLKKGILDKESNNGRFLPNNLISRAEVSKLASLAAKILDKGSNSNPTTPPPTTLPPTNTVRETINGEVDNVILGTKNIISIANGSKQQIYDIASNANITVDGKTATAKQLEIGQSVTAIVEDDIIIDIKAITTEEVLEGYFYYYLEGRDPKVFIKDDKDNVKGLSFTTNSKVYLMDKSVNIKDLTPGDIIYITHIDEEIIKIEAETKEKTLDGVVKSKGGSKDKYTLEVLLDDNTRETFTITSKATLKRDRKTVSFDEIKVGDEVKITKEYETVTYINASSVQETVEGYIKKIDIGQKTEITIEKEDKTTETFVLTPNTTIMIEDEKAGIYDLRLNYEVELEIENGEVVSMETYRKLKGTSYEGKVTYMDSRKGNIELQVGAREEIIVDVDDNTIYNDEDGRIIRFRDINIGDEIVVYAEDNGNYIVAKRVLIMIRR; from the coding sequence ATGAATCGAACAAAATTTAGGACAGTCGTTGCTATGGTTACACTATCTGTTATGCTAAGTAGCGCCTTATCCTTTGCTGCATCAACAGTTTTTACTGATATTAGCGGTCATTGGGCAAAGGAATATATAGAGGATATTTATAATCGTAAACTTACAACGGGTTACCCAGATGCTACATTTAAGCCACAAGGAAACATTACAAAGCTAGAGGCTATAGTTATGATAGCTAAGCTTATGGGCTATACCGATAATGAGGCGGAATATTATACAAATAAATATAAGCAAGAATTAGAACAATATAAGATTCCGGCTTGGGCTCAAGGTGCCACTGCCTATGCTCTTTTTAATGATATTTTATTAAAGGAGGATTTAACTGGTTTAGTATCCTCTGGTAAAAATATAGATGCTAAGCGTCATGAAGTAGCTACTTATATTGGAAGGGTTCTACAGTACGGAGCTGGTGAACAGATCGGAACTATATATGTAATTCCTTATATAGATGAAATGAGTATTCCAACAGTAGCTGCACCTTATATTGATTTATTATTAAAAAAAGGAATATTGGATAAGGAAAGTAATAATGGACGTTTCTTACCTAACAATTTGATAAGTAGGGCAGAAGTTTCTAAGCTTGCTTCATTGGCTGCTAAAATTTTGGATAAAGGCTCAAACAGCAATCCTACAACACCACCTCCTACAACGCTACCTCCTACAAATACAGTAAGAGAAACGATTAATGGAGAGGTAGATAATGTTATTTTAGGTACTAAAAATATTATTTCTATAGCAAATGGAAGTAAGCAGCAGATTTATGATATTGCTTCTAATGCAAATATTACTGTTGATGGTAAAACTGCTACTGCAAAGCAACTAGAAATAGGACAGTCGGTAACTGCTATAGTTGAAGATGACATTATAATAGATATAAAGGCAATTACAACTGAAGAAGTATTAGAAGGTTATTTTTATTATTACTTAGAGGGAAGAGATCCTAAGGTATTTATTAAGGATGATAAAGATAATGTAAAGGGATTATCTTTTACCACGAACAGTAAGGTATACTTAATGGATAAGTCTGTTAATATAAAAGACTTAACTCCAGGTGATATAATTTATATTACACATATTGATGAAGAAATAATTAAAATAGAGGCTGAAACGAAGGAAAAAACTCTAGATGGTGTAGTTAAATCTAAGGGCGGCAGTAAGGATAAATATACTTTAGAGGTGCTACTAGACGACAATACTAGAGAGACATTTACTATTACTTCTAAAGCTACTTTAAAAAGAGATCGTAAGACTGTATCCTTTGATGAAATAAAAGTAGGTGATGAGGTAAAAATTACTAAAGAGTATGAAACGGTAACCTATATAAATGCTTCTAGTGTACAGGAGACTGTGGAAGGTTATATTAAAAAAATTGATATTGGACAGAAAACGGAAATAACTATCGAAAAAGAGGATAAAACTACGGAAACATTTGTATTAACACCTAATACTACAATAATGATAGAAGATGAAAAGGCTGGAATTTACGATTTAAGACTGAATTATGAGGTAGAGCTAGAAATAGAAAATGGTGAAGTAGTAAGTATGGAAACCTATCGTAAGCTTAAAGGTACTAGCTACGAAGGTAAGGTTACCTATATGGATTCTAGAAAAGGGAATATAGAACTTCAAGTAGGGGCACGAGAGGAAATAATAGTAGATGTAGATGACAATACTATTTATAATGATGAGGATGGAAGGATAATAAGATTTAGAGATAT